The genomic window TAAAGAATAAACATTATgtgaaatttgtttttctttttcaaaataaaaaataaataaaaaattggtttgTTATTGTTAGTGGGCCGTGTTGTGAAAGGCAAACCCAATCTATTTCTCCTTCATCTCTAACCTAAGGGACGGTTGGAAACTTAACACAGGAGGCCATAAACAACCGTAAAGAAGGCATATGGTCATGTCATGTTGAAAGGGTAGAACAGCAGAAACTAGGAATAGCAGCTTCCAGTAAAATCACGTTTGCTTGGTTGAATCAATCAAACGCAGAACCAAACAAGTACTTAAACTACATCTCAAATCTCAAATACTCtaaaacaagagcataagaaaaagaaaaaaaacacaaatataaacttaaagtgtttacaagtgttaatACTTGGTGTATTGATACAAGAAACTTGAGGTCTCTATATATAGCATTGAGCTACCGCACCATTcatttttctaagcaatgtgggacttctccAATATATGCTTGGTTCTAACTACTCTTTGGCCAGATGACAATAgatttctaagcaatgtgagacttttcTAACTACTCTTTGACCATATGACAATAGATTTCTAAATGCTTGGTTCTTTCATAAAACACTAGGTTGGTAGCAATATATGTTGCACTCTAGTTATAGCAATCTTTGAAGAGGTATAACAACAATTAAAGATCGCAGGTGGAAGCTGCTAGAGCTCTATATTCTGCTTTTGATGAGGATCTAGATAAATTAGTTGTTTCTTAGTTCTCCATGAAATAAGTGACTTTCCTAAGAAGAAACATTATCCTGAAATTGACTTTCTTGAATTAATGCATCCATCCCAATTAGCATTAGAGTAATCCTGCAAATGAAGCATTGAGTTTCTAGGGAATAACACACCACTACCAAGACATGTCTTGAGATATTTGAGGATTCTAGTTTGCAACATTGAAGTGTGGCATAGTTGGTGCATATAAAAATTGGCTCAATTGTTGAGTGCTAAAGGTGATGTTAGCTAGGTCTTGTAGCATTCAAATTCAAGTATAATAATCTACCAACTAATCTTCTATATGTTGGAATATCTGGATATATGGAGAACTAGCATATTGGTGTAATTTGAATGATTGATCAGAAGgtgtggatatatatatatggtggcgtctagggtgagggctcaattaagtccctcaccggtgtaccaGTCAACTTAACCGTTGGATTAAATAATCTCACATAATCTCATTATTTGTTACCACACTGAATCCAATCTCTCCTCTTTGCTTCcctttatttctctcttttctcaaCTTTCTTCATCCTGGAAAAGAAGCACTCCTCTCCATCCATGGAATTCAACCTTCAGATCCAAATccaatcttaaaaaaaaaaaaaaacattataggtttggtttgggttttgtgtgaacaattttttcttcaaaattaaaGACTGGATTGTGGGAAGAATGAAATGGGTTTTGAGAGTAAAAACCTATCATATGCAGGGCTTTTAACACTTTGTATTACACTCTTTTCCTTTAATGGCTAGAAAAAATTTCCAATCTTCACTTCTACCCTCGTTGTAGGGGTTATTGCTAGGAGATTAGAGGAACATTTCAACATCACCATATAAATAAAGCATAGCCTACAAAatctatttatcattttatcttaactatctttcaagtttcaacacaATGATGGATATTATCAATGAATGGACCACAAGTTTGTGTTCCTCAATATTATCAAAATGTTTAATTGTAGGTTGTCTTGTGGTGATTCCATAACCATAAACTAAActaaatcaattaaattcttTCTTATGCTAAGATCTACAAGAGCCCTAATAATATTTCACCATTAAAGCACCTGAAACCCATGTTGAAGCACTATTGCTCGTGAAATTGAATATCCAAATAAAACTCTTCCCAAATTGtgatttatgttttgattatgTCTCCTCTAATATTGCTATGATAGTTGGGCTTTGAGGAATTTTATAATCAGGATGCAATTGTATTTTGGTCAAACAAAACATGGTAGAATACCAGGAAATGAATGAGGATTGTTTAGCAGGCGATGCAAGAACGAGATGGAGAGAGAAAGAACGTGAATGATGATGGGAGAAGGACCAGATCCAGTGTGGTATCAACTAATGATATCATGTAGACTCATTTAATCAAACGGTTAAGTTGACtggtacaccggtgagggacttaattgagCTCTCACCCTAGACGccacctatatatatatatatatatatatatataggtttaGAACATAGCCTATCTGAATCATCCAACAAGTCTAAACAATATTTCCTTTAAGAATGCATTGTTAACATCAAGTTGATGTATGATCCAGTGATTGATTAAGGCTAAGGCTATGATAGTTCTAACCGAAGTGAGTTTGGCATCCGGAGAATAAGTGTCAACGTAGTCAAGACCTTCCATATGGTTATATCCCTAAGCTACTCATAGAGCTTCGAACCTTTCAATAAAGCCATCAACATGGTATTTGAAAGGTTTATATAGCTAGTACTAACTGGAGAACACACTAGTAACTATAGTAGCTTACAATAGCTTGGAAAGCAAGAAAACTAAAAGCCACTATTTAGCCAATTGTTTGATCTTattcctttcttcttttttttccataGAAGTGTCTCTgtgaaataaaaaatcaagTATAAAGCCACATTGTCGTAATCCTTCGCGTAACTCCTTATGGGATATGTCCTCTGTTACATTGCTAAGAATATAAAAGAACTActtatcttttaattaatttatttatttatttcaagtgaaaattataaaccatactagctaagaatatatatatatatatatatatatatatatatatatatatatatatatatatatatataaaagaaaattattttttaaccaaTTGTATCAACCTGGTGGTTGCAGGCTTTCACAAGCTTACAAAGCTTCTCATCTCCTAATTTTTCCCAAAACCATGCTTAGCACCAATTAAGCAGTGGTTGCTGCAAATGTTAGTTAAAATTAATCATATTCATGGTGTCATATGACAGTGTTCTTTTGTCTCTTCTAGTTCTAATGATTCTTTATCCTGACATTAGACACATTTCTTGGATCAGCTAAAGCTAAACTTACCGTGCATATATAACACATCTTTTGTCGCAAATAAAATTCTATATGAACAAATTCTAGCTAGTGTCGACGGTTTTGATTACTTTATTTGCTTAAAATATTGTAACAACTTAGAAGATTCTCGTTCTCACAATTTAGACATCGATCTCTTTGTATTATACAAGTGCTTCAAAATACAAATcaaatttgtttccttttttaaaaaattaagcaGCGATCAATTCATTATACTAATAACAACTTTCAAATTTAGAGATTTAAGTGATTTTGATTtcaaaagaaagataaatatGATTCCCTACTGCCGCTACATTCAGTACTATTACTATAGTGTGCTTGTGTTGTTAGGAGTCACGCATCGATTATATTCTAGTGTTCAATGTGGTACTTAAGCCGCAAGGTTCTCTCACCTAACTTATTGGACTAGTCTTTTGAGTTGGACTCGATCATGTGTTTAAGTCCTAACAATTGGTGCTTTCATTGAGAGCTGAGACAAGGAAAAGACTACATGCATGTTTGATTAAGGTACTCCATTGAATACTGATAGGTTAGTGAGCCGCCGAAAAGGAAAGGGCTACACCATCGGGATAGTGTTGATACAGTGAAAGCCGTCGTGGACGTCGGCTCTTAAAAAATGTAGCAATGTTATCGAGTATATCAAAATTCTCATATAATATTTAAGCCATAAGCTCTCCCACCTGTTTGGCTAGTCTTTTGGATTAAATTCTTCTCATATGCTTAACAACTTGCTTTCTAGAACGCCAAAATTTGAGTGAGTGCcaaaattttagattttagaaCGCCAATCTCGCCTTCAATCTTTGttactttatttttctcttttgcttTTGTATGCTCGTTGTTGGGCCAAAAAGCATATAATCAGAAGTAAAAGCTGAAACAATTCCTTCTCTTTTTGAGACAGCATGCATGCATTACCACATACTGTACTACATACTAAGTGACTGATATTCATAGAAGAGTGGAAATATTAGGAGTAAATATTCTATTTGATTCTTGAAATTGTAGAAATGTAAcaatctaattttttaaatatccaCGTTGTTTATAATCACGACTGTACAATCTAATATTAATGGTTGAGATTgatttatattgattttattaAGATACAATATGAACCGGCTGATTTGAAATGGATGGCTAGAATCTGCTATTGCATGTAACTGTATGATTTAGTTACTGCAGTGCATCCTGATCTTTATTGATCCACTCTTAAGAGTACTCTCTAGCATTTTCTTAAGAGTTTCGAACCCCTCTAGAAATATTTTATCCATACTTTTGGggcaatttcttttttcttttttttttatacttttgggGCAATTTCTATTTTCTAATATTAGTTTGACTAAAATTTTTGTAGAGTTTAACTTAAATTGTCATGCAAATTAATCCTGCGCACAAAAAAACATGGCCATGCCATTTGCTAATTTTAAACTCTTGAAGTAAAAAGTTCAATTTGGTGCttacttatattttgttgttCACTAATAGTACTGAATTCAATCGCTTCATGGTTGGTGTTAGAAAAGCTTTACTTGCTCATGACTTAAAGTGAAGGAGACCTCTTTTTTCTTCCACGAcgcagaaaaagaaaagtaggCAAATCAAATAATCAATGGACCACTCTCTTTTGTTTGAAAGCCTCAAAAGTATACCCAAcaagataaattattttcaatctTGTTAAATATATGATCAGTGAAAGTAATTACTCAAATGAATTGTGTCAACATAGTCAATGGTTCTGGTCTGTGGTCTATACCTCAACACAAAAAGGAGTAGTGTTATAATTGTGGACAATTGAATTTCAAATGTAACTTGAGGACTAAAGTCCAATACTACTacgtatgtgtttggttctgtggtggacagaattgattttgatagaattgagtttgacagaattgattttgatagaattgagtttgatagaattgatttatgtttggatatattcatacaaaagtgagttgaacaaataatttgagtgtaaaaatcaattctagaatgagaagctacaatttctagcttcaagtagaatccattctggaggcagaatcaattctagttttgaggaaccaaacaagtcagaattcattctacatgtccagaatcaattatggctgctccagaattgaaaccaaacatacataTCTTTAGGATATATAAGCCTCGATCTCATCACCACTTTTCCATATCTGTTTGATTCTAAACCTAACCTCTACGTCAAGCGCATAGTGTCGGAGTGTTTGTATGTACAACCCTATCATCCTGGCCGAAAATGTGAATTATGGCCAAACACCACATCCGAAGGTCCGAATAGTATTTTTCATTGGTTCATTGTCGCTGTTGTGAACCTCGGTTCTACCGGAACCATCTTTTTAATTTTCACTCCGaagaattcatttttatttttttttatcgagtagtttagtggttaaaatttcaccttttaaggTGAATAGATGGATCATTGTTCAAAGTTCGAACCCCGGTTcctgcatattacatgcaatgtccaTGTCAATCGAGCTATCCTCTCGGTGACGAAAGAATTTATTTTCTAAGCATAAAATCAATACTTCGAGCATATGCATGGTCATGATTATTAGAACCAAGGACTAATTTGTACAAACAATTCACATCCAAAAGAAgatcatatttaatttgttcCAACAATTAGCATGTAAAACTCTGACTTTGAAGTCTTCATAAGGTCAATTAGCTTGGGAAAAGCCAAGTAGCTTGCTATTATTGgtgtataataaaataaagtactACTCTTACTACCATTTAATTATTCGTTTTATAATGTATACcggcttcttctttttttgtccGTAGACAAACTAGTAAACATCACTGAAACTTACATACAATTGTGAGATTTTGGGTTCGAATTCAAATGAAGACGTTTAATCTAACAATATAATGTCAGTTCAGCTAAGAATATAAGCGTGTAGTTGAGAGTACAAATTGAAAAGCTCTAACGTATCCTCTGTACAGCCAGTCAAATTATTTTAACCAAGATTCTTTGGATAATGTTAAAGTCTCTTCCGACTTAACCGATGATTCTGAGTTCGAACTCAGTTACAGGAATATAGACTTTAAAACTCTAAAGAGAACTTTTCCACCCAATATAATTTTCTCCGATTGGATGGATTAGTTTCTGCAATTACAAATAGAGAATACACCAAAAATTATATGGGGTTTGATTTATACACTTTATATTACGCATGCTGTTGGGGacatttatataataattgatGTAAAAAGTCAAAAGTGGAAATATGATTTGGGATCTCTAAATAATGAAGTAAAATATAGGTAGGAAATAAGGCACGTAATTCTGTCGGATATAACATATCAGTAGCCCTCATTTGCTGAAAACATGTACTATGATATACTATATATGCATCACTGGATCTCAATTTCAAATCTATGTTTCCACAATAAAGGAGTCCAACCTCTTGAGCTAGCTAGGCTCTTAAATTTCACCACACTATATACTTCAAAGTATTAATACCAGCTAGCAAAAGTATATAGTATTGGTATATCATTTTTGCATAACCAAAGGTAAATAGAGTAAAGAGAGCAAGTCCCTTTATTAAAATAATCCACATGGTAAGAAGCATAGGATTTATCTTCTTTTTCCCCTGTTACAGAGCAGAAAAGAACAAagacaagaaaataaaagaaaaagtaaaatattgttGGTgacatttctttctttttttccatAAAGGAGAGTGGACAACAGCAATCATTCACACAACAACCAGCACAACCAATTGGCACCTTTAATCATCATACATATATTCCCTCTCTCCTCCTAATTAAGCACCACTCTCCCTAATCATTCATGCATGCCAcatgataaataaaaagaacacaATAAGAACCCTtccaaatttcaaattatttcatattttcactCTCTCTCCAATTCACATAGAAACTATGAGAGCACGCATGACTTTCACTTGCTTTATTAatagtttttaaaacattaacaACATTGTTTATTTCCACTTCCCGCCATAACAACTTCATCTTCATCCAATGATGAATTGTGCCATcatgttcttcttcttcttcctcttcttagGCACCTACATTGTACCGTGTCTTACATATAATGACACTCATGCACTTACTCTCTTCCGCCAACAAACAGACATACATGGCCAACTCCTCACCAACTGGACCGGAACAGATGCATGCTCGGCCACATGGCATGGCGTCATTTGCTCACCAAACAATCGTGTCACGTCCCTCACACTTCCGTCCCTCAACCTCCGAGGACCCATCGACTCCCTTTCTCCCCTCACCCATCTCCGCCTCCTCGACCTCCATAACAACCGCCTAAATGGCACTGTTTCCCCCTCTCTTCTCTCAAATTGCACAAACCTCAAACTCCTCTACCTCGCCGGAAACGACTTTTCTGGTCAAATCCCACCTGATATCTCCTCCCCGGTTAATCTCCTTCGTCTTGACCTCTCCGACAACAACCTTGCCGGTGCAATTCCAAATGAAATTTCCCGTTTAACTAGCCTCCTCACTCTCAGGCTTCAGAACAACGCACTCTCCGGTAACATCCCTGACCTCTCCTCTGCCATGCCGAATCTCACAGAGCTCAACATGACAAACAACGAATTCCACGGTAATATACCAAACTCCATGGTTAAAAAATTCGGTGATGAAAGCTTCTCCGGTAACGAAGGTTTATGTGGTTCAAAACCGTTCCGAGTCTGTTCCTCCACAGAGAACAATCCTCCTTTCTCTGAACCGGTTCAGACGGTTCCTTCAAACCCCAGTTCTTTCCCTGAAACAAGTGTAGTCGCAAGACCAAGAAGCCAACACCGTAAAGGGTTAAGCCCCGGCGCAATTGTAGCCATTGTGGTGGCTATTTGTGTTGCATTGTTAGTGGTAACATCTTTCGTTGTTGCTCAATGTTGTGCCAGAGGGAGAGGTGTTAATAGTAATTCCATAATGGGCAGTGAGGCTGGAAACGGAAAGAGGAAGAGTTATGGTAGTGAGAAGAAGGTGTATAATGCAAATGGTGGGGGTGGTGATAGTAGTGACGGGACTAGTGGAACTGATATGAGCAAGCTTGTGTTTTTTGATAGGAGGAATGGGTTTGAATTGGAGGATTTGTTGCGTGCTTCTGCTGAGATGCTTGGGAAGGGTAGTTTGGGAACTGTTTATAAAGCAGGGCTTGATGATGGTAGTACAGTTGCTGTTAAGAGGTTAAAAGATGCAAATCCCTGTGCTAGGCATGAGTTTGAGCAGTATATGGATGTGATTGGGAAGCTTAAACAccctaatattgttaaacttaGAGCTTATTATTATGCTAAGGAAGAAAAGCTTCTTGTCTATGATTATCTCTCAAATGGAAGTTTGCATGCTCTTCTTCATGGTAGTCTTAAACTATTTTTCTTAGTTGGTCTATGATTCATTAGTTTTCAACTTTTGCTATGTTtattttcacttaaaaaaaataaaaacaccaaTAAGAAGCACTAGTGGAGCTAGGGAAAGTGGTCAATGCAAAGTTTTAAAAACCAGACCAAAATGGTGATTCAACCGGTTGAATCGTGAATTGGCCAATTTGTTGGTTGGTTTGATCCGAATTGTACTACAGTCTGGTTCATTAAAATGGAACTGAAATTGAAACAATTGAACCATGACTCGAAGGTCTCACTGATTTGATCTCTGGTTCAGTTTTTAAAAAGTTTGGTTAATATGATCCATTTAAAAGGGCAGATGTAGGAGGTAACTGAGTTCATATATGATGAAGGAACAAATTATGATCAGACTTTATCTATCTTTTGACCGATCACATAATAGTCCCAGGACCACCTTTGAATTCTATATAtggatgaaaacaaaaacaaataaaaccaccaatgatcttttttttttattttgttttattgtgATATTGTTGTATATCTAATTTATTGTATTGATAGGGAACCGTGGACCTGGGAGGATTCCATTGGATTGGACAACAAGAATAAGCTTGGTGTTAGGAGCAGCAAGAGGGGTAGCTAGGATTCATACAGAGTACAGTGCAGCAAAAGTGCCACATGGGAATGTGAAATCATCCAATGTACTACTTGACAAGAACGGTGTTGCTTGCATATCTGACTTTGGTTTGTCACTACTATTAAACCCTGTTCATGCAATTGCAAGATTGGGAGGGTACAGAGCACCTGAACAGACAGAACAAAAGAAACTGTCTCAGCAAGCTGATGTGTACAGTTTTGGAGTGTTGCTATTGGAAGTTCTCACAGGGAGAGCTCCTTCATTACATTATCCTTCCCCGGGGACGGCTCGTCCTCGTAAAGATGAAGAGGACCAAACTATGGTGGATCTTCCCAAATGGGTTCGATCAGTTGTGAAAGAAGAGTGGACTGGAGAGGTTTTTGATCAAGAACTTTTGCGATACAAGAATATTGAGGAAGAGCTTGTGTCAATGCTGCATGTTGGGTTGGCTTGTGTGGTGGCACAACCGGAGAAGAGGCCAACTATGGTAGATGTTGTTAAGATGATTGAGGATATCAGGGTGGAGCAATCTCCTCTGTGTGAGGACTATGATGAATCACGTGATTCACTTTCACCTTCCATTCCCACCACTGAAGATGGTTTGGCTTAGGAATTATAGTGCAATATTATTGTAtggtatatatacatatatgtatgTCATTCTAGTTCAGGAGGGAGGAGTATTTAACTTATCTTTGTTCCTCTTCCAGTTGCATTGTGTTGCTGCAATTAGCTAGCTCTTCAATCATGTTAAGTGTTCTTTGTAAAATTTGCGAGCTTTGTGTAATTCCATTGTTGAACGTTGCAGAAATCTGAGGATCTTTAGGTTGAGCTGGGAATAAAGTCTTGTCTGGTTCAATTGCATCTGCACCCTGAATCTGCAATCATGAGTTGTGTCTGCTGTATCTGCAACACTTGATAATTGCAAGTAGCTTGATTGTAAATCTCTCATATGCAACTCTGAAATCATGAAATCAAATTAGAAGCACTAATGTATGTGTATATACATCAATAAAAGTGCCTTCAAACGCAGCGACACATAATTTCCATAAAAAATCATTATGAATTAATCATTGCATAAATAGCTTACAAGTTGCAACTGATGATGAATTCCTTCAAATTATCATTAAGCatgcaaactctaaaccttgcGACAAAAGATGTCACAGTTACATGTTGAGATAAAGACATACAATAAAAATTCGAGACATGCAACAGTTTGCAATTTCAAACCTCTCCCTGGTGGCCGTGCACGTCCACTAAAAgaaataattactttttttaatctatttcttctatttttcatcttttgaCTCTTTATATATCCTTTactaaaaaaacaagaaaaaaattgacttGATCAAAGTGATTATCAGTATACTAGCAATAATAGACAGTTGTATTTGAGTTAAAATACTTCCATATCTGTTCACATGTTACCAACAAGGAAGACTACAGCTAATACATTACAATGCTACAACTCATCTGGGAATAATTTACAGAGGCATTTCTCTTTACATTTTacagaaatatatatattaaagtaCAACCACCACTAAAACAACATAGGCCTAGGAAATTTGTGACTTCAGCTCTACAATTTCCGTGAACTTTGCTGAATAACACTGAACTTGTCTAGATTTGATATTTTCTTCTCCAAACATCTCAGTGGTGGTAAGTATTCTGATCAACTAAATGGTTCTAACTTTCCTAATAATAACTGAATCGGTTGAATTAAATGTTAGCTTATTGCTCCAGTTTGGTCAATTAGTGTGCCAACTTGTTCTCCACACAAAGCTTTTGAGATGTTCCCAGGTGCCAATAGATTAAAAACTACAACTGCAcaaatggtgaaaaaaaaaactcatcaaATACATTGTTATGAATTGTCTACTTCGTTGGTTACAGGTTACAACTTCAATGAGTATCATTCGTCAGTTAATGAAAATAACCTTTGGGATACACAAACTTCCAcaaaaaaattcttgcacaTAAGTGCCTAGCAATTTAAATATGCAACAGAACTTATTTGAAACCCACTGCAAGCCACATATAGAAATGACAATGCATATTTATTTTGTCTTGAACAATACCTAAAAGACCACAACCTGAAACATGCCCATAAAAATACCAAATGCAATATATTACTTACCAGGAATGGCATTTTCCTCACAGAATGTCAGGGCTTGCATATCCATAGAGGCGTCACCTCTAGACACTAGCTCCCTGAAAGATATGTGCTCGAAAGTGAAATTGTTTTCTCGGGAGTTGCAGTCGTATACACCATCTACATTAGTACCTTTGATGACAGCCTGAGCATTAACTGCATACCAAGAGAaatatgcttataaaaaaagaaattccaTGCTTTTCCCGTCAGTGTAAATACTAGATGGTGTGGAGGAGATAGTAATTAGAATTTAGCAAGGACGGCAGCATACCCTCTGATGCTCGAAGAGCAGCAGCTATGTCAGTTGAGAAAAGTGGATTGCCAGCACCAAAACCAATGCCACCAAATATAACAACTCTTCCTTTCTCAAGATGCCTGATGGCCCGCTGCCTATTGTATGGTTCAGCAAACTCCTGCATTGAAACTGAAGTTTGTACACGAGTCTGAACACCCATCTTCTCCAGAGCTGATTGGAGCAGTAATGAGTTCATCACAGTTGCCATCATGCTGCCATATTTAAGAAGCAACTACTCGTTCAggtcaatattttaaaataaagtatcACTTTAGAAGATATATTAACCAGAAAGATTAAAAAGATCTTATggcaacaaaaatacaacatctAATGGACTAGAAGCCATAAAAGCACCAATCCTCACATCACCACAATGGGGTGCCAATAAAGTTCGA from Trifolium pratense cultivar HEN17-A07 linkage group LG1, ARS_RC_1.1, whole genome shotgun sequence includes these protein-coding regions:
- the LOC123918331 gene encoding leucine-rich repeat receptor-like protein kinase PXC1, producing MMNCAIMFFFFFLFLGTYIVPCLTYNDTHALTLFRQQTDIHGQLLTNWTGTDACSATWHGVICSPNNRVTSLTLPSLNLRGPIDSLSPLTHLRLLDLHNNRLNGTVSPSLLSNCTNLKLLYLAGNDFSGQIPPDISSPVNLLRLDLSDNNLAGAIPNEISRLTSLLTLRLQNNALSGNIPDLSSAMPNLTELNMTNNEFHGNIPNSMVKKFGDESFSGNEGLCGSKPFRVCSSTENNPPFSEPVQTVPSNPSSFPETSVVARPRSQHRKGLSPGAIVAIVVAICVALLVVTSFVVAQCCARGRGVNSNSIMGSEAGNGKRKSYGSEKKVYNANGGGGDSSDGTSGTDMSKLVFFDRRNGFELEDLLRASAEMLGKGSLGTVYKAGLDDGSTVAVKRLKDANPCARHEFEQYMDVIGKLKHPNIVKLRAYYYAKEEKLLVYDYLSNGSLHALLHGNRGPGRIPLDWTTRISLVLGAARGVARIHTEYSAAKVPHGNVKSSNVLLDKNGVACISDFGLSLLLNPVHAIARLGGYRAPEQTEQKKLSQQADVYSFGVLLLEVLTGRAPSLHYPSPGTARPRKDEEDQTMVDLPKWVRSVVKEEWTGEVFDQELLRYKNIEEELVSMLHVGLACVVAQPEKRPTMVDVVKMIEDIRVEQSPLCEDYDESRDSLSPSIPTTEDGLA